The nucleotide sequence GGCGAACGTCAGCTGCTTCCATGTAACAATAACCTCCCTTGTCGTAAACCTGCTCTGTGCCATAAAGTCTTTGGGACCCTCAGATCGACCTGGGATGGCAGGCAGCCCGGTCTCAGCAATCCAGGTTGATGCCTGGAGAGATCGTGTGGCTGTCGGCGGGGGCGCACGGTGAGTGTGGAGAGGGGGCAGGTCCCTCTGCCCTAAAGGCCCCGCGGCTCCCCCTGCCTGCAGGTGGGCGACATCACGATCCTGGTAAACAACGCTGCCGTGGTCCACGGGAAGAGCCTCATGGACAGTGACGACGACGCCCTTCTCAAGTCCCAGCACATCAACACCCTGGGCCAGTTCTGGGTAAGGGCCATCCTGGGCCACAGCCAGCCCCCGGGTGTGACACTCCCGGCTGCCGTTTGGGCGTGCGGAGGGGCTCACGGGGGCGGGGGCCTGTGGACGTCCGAGAAAGTGGAGGTCAGTGCCCTGTAGCGGGCGGGCCCCGGCCGCCTCCCCTCCCGTCCTAGGGGAGCTCATGATCCGGGAGGCACGGGTGCCCGTCCTGGCCCGGTGTAGAGGGGCAGCTGGAGGCGGCGGCCCCACACTGACCTCCCGCCCGCCCTCAGACCACCAAGGCCTTCTTGCCGCGGATGCTGGAGCTGCAGAACGGCCACATCGTGTGTCTCAACTCCGTGCTGGCGCTCTCCGCCATCCCCGGCGCTATTGACTACTGCACGTCCAAAGCCTCGGCCTTCGCCTTCATGGAGAGCCTGACCCTGGGGCTGCTGGACTGTCCAGGGGTCAGTGCCACCACGGTGCTGCCCTTCCACACCAGCACCGAGATGTTCCAGGGCATGAGGGTGAGGTCAGTGAGCGGGGGActcgcctccccaccccccaccaccccgggcACGGCCCCCAGCAGAGAGAACGGAGTGTCCGTCCAGGAACAGCGAGGGTGAATCCCAAAAGTCTTATGTGGATCGAAAGAAGCCAGAGGCGGGAGAGGGCATGCTGTGTGATCGCTCCCTAAGAAGCTCTAGAGGCCGGCCACGGGGCTGGAAACCAGAGCAGTGGCCGTCCCTCGAGGGCTGGGGACATAGCTTAGGAGGAGACCCAAGGGAACTTTctaggcttttaaaaatgttctctccTCCTGATCTGAGCGGTGATTACGTAGGTGAAAACGAGTCAGGCTATACACTAAAGATGTATGCCTTTTTATTATATGCAAACTACAGctcaattttaaagaaataccgAAGCCAGTCAAAGGGATTGGGAACCATGGCTTTAGAGCTCATGCTTCCGTGCCAGCTCTCCTCTACCTGTGATGTCCCCTGCCGCCCTGGGTCCAGTTAGCGCCCACTGCAAGCCTCCACTGCTCCTCTGTAAAACGGGATGATGAGAGGGGCATCTGggatggctcattcggttaagcgtcccactctgGATCCGTGCTccggtcaggatctcagggtcatgagatcgagccccatatcgggttccaCACATTCTCCCTCTTACTTTGCCCCTTCCTCCCTACCCGGCTTTCTCACTCGCtctccagaaaggaaggaaggaaggagggagagaaagaaagaaagagagaggaaggaaggaaagaaagagagaaaggaaggaaggaaggaatggagggagggagggagggagagacggTGAGGAGGTCCACACCTAGGTTCTGCGATAAGGATAAAATGGGACCTGCCACACAACACCACGTCCGTATACAGTAAGAGCCCAATAATTGGTGCTAAAATGACGACGGTTTGTGAAGCCGCATAAGGTCATGGAGAAATGAAAATGCGGAATTATCCAATAGCTGCTTTCTTGCTTCCTGCAATACAGCACCCGGTTACAAACTTCCCTACCGAATCCGGTGCATCAGCTTCGTCCCCAAACGAGGAGGGCGTGGAGGGTCCTCGTGGGAATCGAATGAGTCGGCCGGCGGAGGGCCTTTCGCAGAGCACAAGCCATGTGGGGTCCCTCCTTCTCCCCGAGCTGTTAGTATTAAGAGTCATTTGGCGACACCCCCAGGTCTCTGGATTCGCAAAACCTTGAGGCAGTTTTGCCGACTCCCTGAGCCATACTCGCTGGTCTGTAAGACTGGACAGCCCACCTCCCTCTGGGGCTCGTGCGGAGGGGTCGAAGCGACACACGGAAGGTTCTGGCGCAAAGCCTGGCCCACAGACCCCCAGTAATGAACTGCTGCTCTCCTGCCCTCGCCGTCAGCAAGCATCTCTGAGAAGCCATATGTGATCTAATCTTCCTCGCTGGTCACCCCTTCGGTGCGCCACCAAAATTTCCACCTGCTGGACATGCGGAGCACCGTGGATTCTGTATGTAGAGGAGGTTCGATACATGACAGTTAATGTCCCATGTTGGCTCCCCCTGCCCTAACACATCTCAGTTTGGCTTCTTTTCTTCTGGGTATACAGGAGGTGCTCTGTAAATGCATATTGGATGGAAGAGCAACAGGGCAATCGGGGGTTTCAGCTGGGCTCCAGGACACAGAAGTAGGTGGGATATGAGCGGGCCTCTGGCAGGGTGTCTGCCTCACCTCTGGCGGTCTCCTCTCCAGCAAGGTTCCCCAAGCCATGTTTTTCTGCAGTGGTTCCAAGTGTGGACTCACACAGCCTCGGGCCAGCTCCGTGGGACCTGGACAAGTCACTTTAGcttttctgtgccttggtttcatCTCTAAGAAGGGATGGGTAATGTAGCCCCTGCTTCACGGGCTAGGGGAGCCCCGAGATGGGACTCCACTGGCCTGCCCGACAAGCAGTAATCTCCAGGTGAAGGTTAGACACCTGCGGGTGTGTGGCTGAAAcccaaggagctggaggaagagtcAGAAAAGGATAATTGCTGTCTAACCAACTCCcacttctcaaaggaaaaaagaagaagaagaaaatcactgGCTTCCTCCCCAACCATGAAAAAACAGATGGGCTTTCTGGCAAAGTCTTGGGGACCCATCTCACCCACTGGGCGGGGGGAAGGAGAACGACCCTCCAGCGGCTGTGCTGGCATCCGTCAGGTTCTCCTGCAGGGGTCTTACTAGGAAGGGCCCCCCTGAACCCCCAGAGCTTGGCCCATGCTCCCCGCCTTCCCTTCCTCCAAGGAGTGAGCAGGACCGGCCCAGGTCGGGGCTGGGAAACCAGACTGGGCACTGTGTCTGTAGGGATCCAGCCTCCGTGAGCAGTCCTCTCCGCAGGCCCCCGGGAGCTGCCCTTCTAGACTGCAGCAGGGCTGGGAGCATCTTGGCTGCACCTTGGTTGGGAATGGGTGTCCGGACGCCCACGGGTTCTCTGACACCAACCCAGCCCATGCTTGTGTCCTAAGAGTTGCCTTTGCTCAAGGTAACGTCAGCTCTGAGTGACTTACCTAAGCCCTAAGTGCTTCTGGGGCCCCAACAGCACGCAAGCCCTTACGGGGGGGATCACGGTCAGCCCTGGGCCTATGGGCCCACAGGGGCGAGGACAGACTTTTGGCCTGGGGCCCCTGCTGGCCTGGCTTGAATCCTTAGGGCCTCCCCTAATCTCcccaaagcctcagtttccttgtctatacATGGGAGCAAATGACTCCTGTTTCGTTCCGCACGGGTCGGGCACTAGGGGTGTTATCACCACGTGGGGCTCAGGTCACAGGCCTTCAAACAGGCATGAGAAAGCTCCCAGCGTTGGCGTGTTCCGTCGTTCATTTACCAACCCCTCGGAAAGCGTTCTGTCCGCGTTTGGAAGGCCAGGTCAGTGAATCCGCGAATCAGCGAGGGAAGCAGCGAGCCGGGCAGAGAGGGGCGATCCCGCCGACCCCGGCCTCCGACGGGATGAGCAGGACACATCTGGGGAAGAGCGGACTGTTTCGTGTCCATCCGTTCCGCGAGCACTGATTGAGCACCCCTGTGGACTAGACTCTGCACAGAggggagaacacagacagcaagaTCAACCAGCCCTCTGCCCTCGTGGAACTCACAGTCCGAGGGGGGAGACAGGCCAAGCACAAGGAGACGGACAGACAGGCAAGGCCCTTCCCGAGGTGGCCAGAGCAGTCCAGGGAAttagcagagggaggagagcagaggccaCCCCAAGTGGATGGGCTGAAAACCCTCTCGAATGGGGCTGCCGGCAGAGAGTTTCAGTGGCAAGAACAGAAAGGTTGGCCAAGGTTGCTGGAACAGAGTGACACGGAAGAGGGGTCAGGCGGCAGGTGAGCGGGGCCCACACGGAGCAGGGCCGTGGAGGGCCCTAGAGCCCTTGGGAAAGGCAGGGCCAAGCAGACACAGGATTGgagtgacattttattttattttatttatttatttattttaagattttatttatttatttgacagagatcacaagtaggcagagaggcaggcagagagagaggaggaagcaggctccctgcggagcagagagcccaatgtggggctcgattccaggaccccgagatcatgacctgagccgaaggcagcggctcaatccactgagccacccaggagccccgacattttattttatttttaagattttatttatttatttgacagagcgcacatgcacacaagcagggggagcagcagagggagagggagaagcagaaagcctgatccggggctcgatcccaggaccccgggatcatgacctgagctgagggcagccacttaaccgactgagccacccaggcgcccctggagtgacACTTGAAAGGATCCCTGGGAAGCATTTTGGAGAATGGGTCCCAGGGGATGGGCTACAAGACCTCCATTCTCAAGGGCAGGCTCACTggggagaaaaggagggggagggctcCCAGCGCTCCTGGGGACAGCCGGTGGGGTGGGCAGAGCCTTCCAAAGGGGACTCCGGTCTTCCAAACAGCAGAGGGATGGCCAGATTGGTTAGCCACGGAGGAGGCCAGCAGAAGCATGGGCTTCTCTAGCAGAATCCCCTATGGCTTCTTCCTGCGTCAGGTTCCCCAACCTCTTCCCACCGCTGAAGCCTGAGACGGTGGCCCGGAGGACGGTGGAAGCCGTGCAGCTgaatcaggccctcctcctccttccgTGGACCATGCACGCCCTCATCATCTTGAAAAGGTaagcactgggggtggggggtgggggatggacattCGGAGACAGGCTCCTGCTGGCCATTCCCCTTCTGCCAGGGAACCCTGGTggggaggaggcggcaggcagGAGAAAGGACTCTGTGATCGATTAGTCATGTCTGCCGTGGGCACAAAAGTGAGCACAGTCGGCCTGCGTGCCGGGGGTTTCCTACACTTAGGATGGAGCCGCCGTTTTGAAACTTGTGGGTCTTGGGACTCCTTTACGATCTCAAAAATTAGGGGGAACCAAagctcccccctccttttttttaatgtgagttgTCTCTATTCTTAGTTCCCGTATGAGGCATTAAAACGGAAAAAGGTTTacaagatttatgtatttgtttatatttaaaatatttgctcgTGTATAAACAGCAGTAATAAATCCATGTCCATCCCTTGTTCACAGAAATAGGATGTATTTATAAAAAGGGTATtttccaccaaaaagaaaaagtagcagGAAGAATGgcattgttttgcatttttgcaaAGTTTTTTTATTGCCCGACTTAATTGGAGACAACTGGACGCCTCGATCTGCTTCTGATTTTAATCGGTTACGATGTCACGTGGCATGTCGCCTCCAGAAAACCCAGCTGCATGTgggagagaggcatgcagaggcaAAACCGTCTTAGTCTTATGACAaaaacagtttgttctctgaagAGGTTTCAGGTGTCCCCCAAGGGTTCCTGGGCCACGCTTTGAGAACCACTATTCTGGAGACTAGTACTTGGCCCCAACGTTCAGGAAGTTCAATCTAATGGGGGAAAACAGGGATCTCAGTGTTTGGGATTCCCGGAAGTGCTCCAGGGCTGGTCAGATGGGATGTACCAGGAGGTCGGCTTTAAAGAGGAGATCATCCTCCTTCAGAATCGTCCCAGCATCCCATTTCCTAGAACTCTCTAGACCCCGAGCAGCACACCCTGCacctcccagccctgctctgaAGGGGCCATCCCAGGTACCCAGCGAaacctggtgcttcagggagAGCTTGGATGCTGGAGCCCCGTGGCTGTGGACTTCTAGCTCCTCTGGGCCTCgtctcctgccccccacccccagctgacTGGACCCCTCTGACCTGAGAGGCCTTTTCAGGAAATGAAGGGCCCAAGTGCCTTCATCAGACATCAGGGCCCAG is from Meles meles chromosome 1, mMelMel3.1 paternal haplotype, whole genome shotgun sequence and encodes:
- the DHRS3 gene encoding short-chain dehydrogenase/reductase 3, which produces MVWKWLGALVVFPLQMIYLVAKAAVGLVLPAKLRDLSRENVLITGGGRGIGRQLAREFAERGARKIVLWGRTEKCLKETTEEIRQMGTECHYFICDVGNREEVYQTAKAVREKVGDITILVNNAAVVHGKSLMDSDDDALLKSQHINTLGQFWTTKAFLPRMLELQNGHIVCLNSVLALSAIPGAIDYCTSKASAFAFMESLTLGLLDCPGVSATTVLPFHTSTEMFQGMRVRFPNLFPPLKPETVARRTVEAVQLNQALLLLPWTMHALIILKSILPQAALEEIYKFSGTYTCMNTFKGRT